The following is a genomic window from Doryrhamphus excisus isolate RoL2022-K1 chromosome 3, RoL_Dexc_1.0, whole genome shotgun sequence.
GCAGGCTTCATTAGTTAATGCTccatgactaggtaggacagcctTAGTCTGATACAAAGATAGGTCATTGATGACTGAggcaattaaaacaaaaattaaaataattgccAACTActtggataatcgattaatcaggattaattaATGCAGCTGTAACAATGCAGATCCATAGTGTAGAATTCTGAAATGGCAAATCCATAGGAACCCTGCTCGTAGTGGTATTCCACTCAAATTAAGCCAAATCATTATGACATAATGACTCCATAaaccaaaatacatttctgtatGAAAAGACACTCCATGATCCTGAACAGAGATGCTtcagttttatttattcatcaaaaTAAAGAATAACTTGACTAAAACAAATAGCTTCATGAAAATGGCGGCATCGGTGATGTCCTCGGACAATATGTCGCTTCTTCTGCAGTttgattgtgcttttttttttttcttgtgcacTGTAATCGACTACAAGTGATAGTCTTGACACTGGGACTGAAACGAGGAGGTGGGTCACTACCTGGACCTGCGATCCTTTCTGTTCTTGTCCAGGCTTTTGTCCATGGTCTTTTCATTGTCCCCCCTGCATTTGGGACAGTACCATTTGCCCTTAGGTTTGTAGGTCAGTCCCACACAGGAGAAGTGAAACCATTCAATTGGACACTGATCATTGTCGCAGCCGATCATTTCACCGTAAGACACTTGCTCGCAGAGACAATAGGTGGGCTCATTGGGGTCGATGGCGAAGTCCACCGGTGACGCATCTCGCTCCTGTTTAGCCTTgcgtttcttcttcttggcaGACTTTGATTTCTTCTCTCTGGGAGGCGGGATTGACAGCTCATCCATGGCGTCGTCCACGAGAGACCCGTTGGCTGACGGGTGGCTTGAGTCTCGACTCTCGCTATTGCGTTGGCGTCGCGGGCGACGAGCCGAGGTGCGTTCATGGGCAGAGGTCTCTTGGACGTTGGGGCGGCGCTCCGGCACCACGTGCTCTGCGTCGCAGGGCTCCTGGAGGCACAAGGAGTGGGAGTCCATTTGCCGCGAGCGGTTCTCCACCAACTCTGTCATCTGGGTCACCACGTGGATCTTCTCGTCGCCTAACTCTTGGCTGACAATGAGTGCTCGCTGCAGCTGGACCTGCAGACGCTTCCGCTGGACTGCATCCTGCTCTCCTTTGTACTTCTCAAACACTTCATCCACCTCTTTCAGCACCTCTGTAAGTAGTAACACACATTTATGGTCACATTACTTCATACTGTTGCATTCACCAACTCTTAAATTTgattaaagttgaaattttaaagtTAGTTAAAGTCGaattggggtgtgtgtgtgtgtctagtatatataattgtttttctttttaatttttgtaattgtgttgcatgtccttgcagggaaaaaaaaacaaataaagttgatttggttGAAAGTAAGCCTGTTGTATGAGTTGTATGGAGTGAAGCTCCTCCTCCACAGGAAGTGACGCCACAGTGAGCTCACGTGACGTGATGAGGGCGGGGTTTAGAGAAGCTCAGGGTCGACAGAGTAGCACGGTGGTAAAAacaccacattaaaaaaaacacaccgagACGTTCATGTAACATTTAAGTTCATCTCTCGAAATACACCGTGTATTTCGGCGTGGAGCTAAACATGCTAGCTTTGTAGCCGCTGCTAACTTGTATCGGCATGCAGTCACAATAAgaattttgtttt
Proteins encoded in this region:
- the ing2 gene encoding inhibitor of growth protein 2 — its product is MLGHHYPNADKSQQLVNYVEDYLECVESLPLDIQRNVSLLREIDAKYQEVLKEVDEVFEKYKGEQDAVQRKRLQVQLQRALIVSQELGDEKIHVVTQMTELVENRSRQMDSHSLCLQEPCDAEHVVPERRPNVQETSAHERTSARRPRRQRNSESRDSSHPSANGSLVDDAMDELSIPPPREKKSKSAKKKKRKAKQERDASPVDFAIDPNEPTYCLCEQVSYGEMIGCDNDQCPIEWFHFSCVGLTYKPKGKWYCPKCRGDNEKTMDKSLDKNRKDRRSR